The Halobacteriovoraceae bacterium genome includes a region encoding these proteins:
- the ubiE gene encoding bifunctional demethylmenaquinone methyltransferase/2-methoxy-6-polyprenyl-1,4-benzoquinol methylase UbiE gives MGSTTLNSRKKESYKIFNQIAKTYDFLNHFLSFGIDIYWRNQIRKNLPKINELDILDLATGTGDVAITLEKSPRVKSIVGIDMSHGMIEEGLKKIHKKNLENRISLKIGDGVQIPFDAESFDVITLSFGIRNFSSPKESLKNIKRVLKKDGRALIMEFSLPKSKLIKFLYFFYFRKILPYIGNLISNHGDAYTYLNQTVEEFPYGDEFANLMKKAGLKNVRYIPLTFGIATLYIGEK, from the coding sequence ATGGGCAGCACCACTTTAAATTCTAGAAAAAAGGAATCATATAAAATATTTAATCAAATTGCTAAGACTTATGACTTCCTTAATCATTTTTTGTCTTTTGGTATAGACATTTATTGGAGAAATCAAATACGTAAAAACTTACCTAAAATAAATGAACTCGACATTTTAGATTTGGCCACGGGAACTGGTGATGTGGCCATTACTCTTGAGAAAAGTCCACGAGTTAAAAGCATTGTAGGAATTGATATGTCTCACGGTATGATTGAAGAAGGTTTAAAAAAAATTCATAAAAAAAACCTAGAAAATAGAATTTCACTTAAAATAGGAGATGGGGTTCAGATTCCTTTTGATGCAGAATCTTTTGATGTTATCACACTAAGTTTTGGAATAAGAAATTTTTCTTCACCAAAAGAATCCTTAAAGAATATTAAGAGAGTTCTTAAAAAAGATGGCCGTGCACTCATCATGGAATTTTCATTGCCAAAATCTAAACTTATAAAATTTCTTTACTTCTTTTATTTTAGAAAAATTTTGCCTTATATTGGAAATCTCATCTCTAATCATGGAGATGCGTATACCTATCTCAATCAAACTGTCGAAGAATTTCCCTATGGAGATGAATTCGCAAATCTTATGAAAAAGGCCGGACTTAAGAATGTAAGGTATATTCCGCTTACGTTTGGAATCGCAACTCTTTACATCGGAGAAAAGTAA
- a CDS encoding isochorismate synthase, whose translation MILPGPSRDIFTILWPKLKEYWAKSVYEDLYKKGAPFDNFQLELSEVNISQMAKNISHRTYCYFRDKNQFEEILAIDSVHEISEYNKVKTIVENCKFNENCRYFGGRRFDLSSHPSAEWEEFNDCFYFLPLAQWSRKNKKYTLTINFPSEIIYDKLMQDTFLKRLENTFNIKNNIHVENESENFQNDLRNYGDHNTWVDMIDKCVQDIKSTQLEKVVLARKVIFHASQNLKGNHLLSQVLEDPQECYIFFLQKDEHHSFLSISPEKLFELNGQTIVVDSIAGTRNRGVTAKEDEELAQQLQGSIKDLHEHHIVAKEIQEKLQALCSDTINPKKENILKLKYVQHLYTSFNGLVREGIDVFDIIDKIHPTPAVGGRPWVIAKEFIKDFENMDRGLYAAPVGYISKNTTIMVVGIRSCLIENNNIHIYGGAGIVNDSIGEDEWIETHNKMKNFLQMF comes from the coding sequence TTGATCCTTCCTGGCCCTAGCAGAGATATTTTTACAATTTTATGGCCTAAATTAAAAGAATATTGGGCCAAAAGCGTTTATGAAGATCTCTATAAAAAAGGTGCTCCTTTTGATAATTTTCAATTAGAATTAAGTGAGGTCAATATTTCTCAAATGGCCAAGAATATTTCTCATCGCACTTACTGTTATTTTAGAGATAAAAATCAATTCGAAGAAATTCTAGCAATAGATAGTGTTCATGAAATATCAGAATATAATAAGGTTAAAACTATCGTTGAAAACTGTAAATTCAACGAAAATTGCAGATATTTTGGAGGGAGACGCTTTGATTTAAGTTCCCACCCTTCAGCAGAATGGGAAGAATTCAATGATTGTTTTTATTTTTTACCTCTGGCACAATGGTCGAGAAAAAATAAAAAATATACTTTAACGATCAACTTCCCCTCTGAAATTATTTATGACAAATTAATGCAAGATACTTTTTTAAAGAGGCTTGAAAACACATTTAATATAAAAAATAATATTCATGTTGAAAATGAAAGTGAAAATTTCCAAAATGACTTAAGAAATTACGGTGATCATAATACCTGGGTAGATATGATTGATAAATGCGTTCAGGATATAAAGTCAACTCAGTTGGAGAAAGTTGTTTTGGCCAGAAAAGTCATTTTTCATGCTTCACAAAACCTAAAAGGAAATCATCTCCTTTCTCAAGTTCTCGAAGACCCTCAAGAATGTTATATTTTCTTTTTGCAAAAAGATGAACACCACTCATTTTTGAGTATTTCACCGGAAAAACTTTTTGAACTCAATGGACAAACAATTGTAGTCGATTCAATTGCAGGAACAAGAAATCGAGGAGTTACTGCAAAAGAAGATGAAGAATTAGCTCAACAGTTGCAGGGTTCTATCAAAGATCTTCATGAACACCATATTGTAGCAAAGGAAATTCAAGAGAAACTTCAGGCCTTATGCTCAGACACAATCAACCCAAAAAAAGAAAATATTTTAAAGCTTAAATATGTTCAACATTTGTATACAAGTTTTAATGGACTTGTCAGGGAAGGCATAGATGTATTTGATATCATTGATAAGATTCATCCTACCCCTGCAGTGGGCGGAAGACCTTGGGTTATAGCGAAGGAATTCATCAAAGATTTTGAAAATATGGACCGTGGTCTATATGCTGCTCCAGTTGGTTATATTAGTAAGAATACAACTATAATGGTTGTTGGAATAAGAAGTTGTTTAATTGAAAATAATAATATCCATATCTATGGAGGGGCCGGAATTGTTAATGATTCTATAGGAGAAGATGAGTGGATCGAAACTCACAACAAGATGAAAAACTTCTTACAAATGTTTTAG
- the menD gene encoding 2-succinyl-5-enolpyruvyl-6-hydroxy-3-cyclohexene-1-carboxylic-acid synthase codes for MDRNSQQDEKLLTNVLDHCQNINRLWCSLVIEELSRHSIKYFYYAPGMRNAPFISALSRRTDLCIEHGIDERGLAYRALGASKTSGTASVLICTSGTALANFFPAVMEASKSNTPLIVISCDRPPELLYNDTNQTIEQDKIYQSFCCLHMNLGTPNLDVSLKELTSNIHILATTAINKQLPVHLNFPMREPLDQTQGEISQSLLIEAQNYFIKHINYHKNKYQYFCPEISFENKNVLIALGSDLENFENHHIELLNSLSFPIIADISNNKRSLLDNLIIPTKENMQLLASKNLNFDFIIHVGSRLTSKYFYQFCESMNTSHFLNFSSCDKLTDCSFNSPTYFQISSFYQILEKYSFNNALKWNFDDRREHIAAQDIDLFSQEFSSYVSEEDVLFIGNSSIIRSMDNYFLPKTPTYKILTNRGVSGIEGNIAMGIGIKDALPTKNVTVILGDLSFIHDLNSLVMLQRKSINIIILNNFRGDIFHQLNIARDQDVIQKISTPHSFEFQYISKQFNIDYFRSESISELLVNYNELKGQLGPKIYELIVKPYH; via the coding sequence GTGGATCGAAACTCACAACAAGATGAAAAACTTCTTACAAATGTTTTAGATCATTGTCAGAATATAAATCGTCTCTGGTGCTCTTTGGTAATTGAAGAGTTATCACGACATTCTATTAAATATTTTTATTATGCGCCTGGGATGCGAAATGCTCCATTCATAAGTGCACTATCTAGACGTACTGATCTATGTATTGAGCATGGAATAGATGAAAGAGGTCTTGCATATCGCGCTTTGGGAGCATCTAAAACATCTGGTACTGCTAGTGTTTTAATTTGTACATCGGGTACCGCACTTGCAAATTTTTTCCCTGCAGTGATGGAGGCATCCAAGTCAAACACCCCCTTAATTGTCATTAGCTGTGACCGTCCACCAGAACTATTATACAATGATACTAATCAAACTATTGAACAAGACAAAATATATCAATCATTTTGTTGTCTTCATATGAATTTAGGAACACCTAATTTGGATGTCTCGCTAAAGGAATTGACGAGCAATATACACATCCTTGCAACAACGGCAATAAATAAACAACTTCCAGTTCATCTAAATTTCCCAATGAGAGAGCCACTGGATCAAACTCAAGGAGAGATTTCACAATCCTTACTTATTGAAGCTCAAAACTATTTTATTAAACATATAAATTATCATAAAAATAAATATCAATACTTTTGCCCTGAGATTTCATTTGAAAATAAAAATGTTCTTATTGCACTTGGGAGTGATCTAGAAAATTTCGAAAACCATCATATTGAATTGCTTAATAGTCTTTCTTTTCCAATAATTGCTGACATCTCAAACAATAAGAGATCTTTGTTGGATAATTTAATCATTCCCACAAAAGAAAACATGCAACTTTTGGCCAGCAAAAATCTAAATTTCGATTTTATTATTCACGTTGGAAGTCGATTGACATCAAAATATTTCTATCAATTTTGTGAGTCAATGAATACCTCTCATTTTTTAAATTTTTCCTCATGTGATAAGTTAACTGACTGCTCTTTTAATTCCCCGACTTATTTTCAGATTTCATCATTTTATCAAATTCTCGAAAAGTACTCTTTCAATAACGCATTAAAATGGAATTTTGACGATAGAAGAGAACATATTGCTGCACAAGATATTGACCTTTTTTCACAAGAATTTAGCTCTTATGTGAGTGAAGAAGATGTATTATTCATAGGTAATAGCTCCATCATAAGATCAATGGACAATTATTTCCTACCAAAAACCCCAACATATAAAATTTTAACCAATCGTGGAGTAAGTGGAATTGAGGGTAATATTGCAATGGGGATAGGTATCAAAGATGCGCTCCCTACAAAAAACGTCACCGTTATACTAGGAGACCTAAGCTTTATCCATGATCTTAATTCTCTCGTTATGCTTCAAAGGAAATCTATAAATATAATTATCCTAAATAATTTCCGAGGCGATATCTTCCATCAATTAAATATAGCCCGAGACCAAGATGTTATTCAAAAAATTTCAACGCCTCACAGTTTTGAGTTCCAATATATTTCAAAACAGTTCAATATAGATTATTTTAGAAGTGAAAGTATTTCCGAATTATTAGTCAATTATAATGAACTTAAAGGGCAATTAGGACCAAAAATTTATGAACTTATCGTCAAACCCTATCATTGA
- the menA gene encoding 1,4-dihydroxy-2-naphthoate octaprenyltransferase — MNLSSNPIIDRSLLKFKYYTLAIRPKTLFASMGPVILGSGLAIGKNNFSISTTFLIFICALLLQVASNLVNDYFDHINGVDNEERLGPTRVTNQGLLSIREIRWAIIIVYTIAFISGIQLMAIGGIPIIIIGLTSMFLAYIYTAGPYPLSHYALGEIIALLTFGPMAVWGTYYLHTGENSLLPLWYGLGPGLISWSLMAVNNLRDRQSDQKTNKKTLAIYFGETAGRYLCFIPILLSVFILIFVNKLAFICNLCLCFSLRESWSKLLFSPIDERLNEILAVIGKYLFLYCIITTLILYF, encoded by the coding sequence ATGAACTTATCGTCAAACCCTATCATTGATCGTTCCCTCTTAAAATTCAAATACTACACTTTGGCCATTAGGCCAAAGACATTATTTGCATCTATGGGCCCAGTAATACTTGGGAGTGGTTTGGCCATAGGAAAAAATAATTTTTCCATTTCCACAACCTTCTTAATTTTCATTTGTGCCTTACTTTTACAAGTTGCAAGTAATTTAGTTAATGACTATTTTGACCACATCAATGGCGTTGATAATGAGGAAAGACTTGGCCCTACGAGAGTTACTAATCAAGGACTTTTATCAATAAGAGAAATCCGCTGGGCAATTATAATAGTTTATACCATAGCTTTCATAAGCGGTATTCAATTGATGGCCATTGGAGGAATACCCATCATTATCATTGGTCTGACATCAATGTTTTTGGCCTATATCTATACAGCAGGACCTTATCCTTTGTCTCATTATGCGCTAGGAGAAATTATTGCTTTACTTACCTTTGGACCGATGGCCGTATGGGGAACATATTACTTGCATACAGGTGAAAATAGTTTACTTCCTCTTTGGTATGGACTTGGCCCTGGTTTGATTTCTTGGTCATTGATGGCCGTGAACAACTTAAGAGACAGGCAGAGCGATCAAAAAACCAATAAGAAAACTTTGGCAATATATTTCGGAGAAACTGCTGGTCGATACTTATGTTTTATCCCTATACTCTTAAGTGTATTTATATTAATTTTTGTCAACAAACTTGCCTTTATTTGTAATCTTTGTCTTTGCTTTTCGCTGAGAGAATCTTGGTCTAAACTACTGTTTAGCCCTATTGATGAACGACTAAATGAAATACTTGCTGTCATTGGGAAATATCTTTTTTTATACTGTATTATTACTACTCTCATATTATATTTTTAA
- a CDS encoding S8 family serine peptidase: MNIKYLTFLFIFGSSFSSYSNEYLVQLNSNFSLNKTLFHGLKVNDVVSTEIGDIAVVDVKNDLALRALKADPRVEIVEPNYTYSIDPIINNDGEDEDIYEGKNLFSQQWGLRNNGTNSGKWWKPGVAGMDINALNAWKMSRGSKRVKIAIIDTGVDYTHPDLKENIWINEAEANGQDGVDDDGNGVVDDIHGYDFANMDADPFDDNGHGTHCAGVIGAIHDELGVAGVMGRVEIMPLKFLTGSGRGSLQGAVKAIQYAIMMNVDIMSNSWGGGPKSMILEKVIKLANEKGILFVAAAGNSNNDNDKNASYPASYKVDNVISVGAMDGRGKRATFSNYGEKSVHVFAPGVDILSTLPNGKYKKLSGTSMATPFVSGVLGLMIARDGRQDVATVKEKLVKSSVEVEDLKKYSLSGGRVDAFNFLQ; this comes from the coding sequence ATGAATATTAAGTATCTAACTTTTCTTTTTATCTTTGGGAGCTCGTTTTCAAGTTATAGTAACGAGTACCTTGTGCAATTGAATTCAAATTTTTCACTCAATAAAACACTGTTTCATGGACTTAAGGTCAATGACGTAGTCTCCACAGAAATTGGAGATATCGCAGTTGTAGATGTAAAAAATGACTTAGCTTTACGAGCTCTTAAAGCAGATCCTAGAGTAGAAATTGTAGAACCAAACTACACTTATTCAATTGATCCAATCATAAATAATGATGGTGAAGATGAAGATATCTATGAAGGTAAAAACCTTTTCTCTCAACAATGGGGATTAAGAAATAATGGGACCAATTCTGGCAAATGGTGGAAACCAGGCGTTGCCGGAATGGATATCAATGCTCTTAATGCTTGGAAAATGTCCAGAGGGAGTAAAAGAGTAAAAATAGCCATTATTGATACAGGCGTTGACTATACCCATCCAGATCTGAAAGAAAATATTTGGATCAATGAGGCCGAAGCAAATGGCCAGGACGGTGTTGATGATGATGGAAATGGTGTTGTAGACGATATCCATGGCTATGACTTTGCAAATATGGATGCTGACCCTTTTGATGATAATGGGCATGGAACTCATTGTGCAGGTGTTATTGGAGCAATTCATGATGAACTAGGAGTTGCGGGTGTTATGGGACGTGTTGAAATAATGCCACTTAAATTTTTAACTGGCTCTGGAAGGGGATCACTTCAGGGTGCTGTTAAGGCCATTCAATACGCCATCATGATGAATGTTGATATTATGTCAAACTCCTGGGGGGGGGGGCCAAAATCAATGATTCTAGAAAAAGTAATTAAGCTTGCTAACGAGAAAGGAATACTTTTCGTTGCGGCCGCTGGAAATAGCAATAATGATAATGATAAAAATGCTTCCTATCCTGCGAGTTATAAAGTCGATAACGTGATATCAGTAGGGGCCATGGACGGTCGAGGGAAAAGAGCAACTTTTTCTAACTATGGAGAAAAAAGCGTGCATGTATTTGCTCCTGGTGTAGATATTTTATCAACTTTACCAAATGGAAAATATAAAAAATTATCAGGTACTTCAATGGCAACTCCATTTGTTTCAGGAGTCCTGGGCCTTATGATAGCTAGAGACGGAAGACAAGATGTTGCAACAGTGAAAGAAAAACTTGTTAAATCGTCAGTTGAAGTTGAAGATCTAAAAAAATATAGCCTCTCAGGTGGCCGCGTAGACGCCTTTAATTTCCTTCAATAA
- a CDS encoding VWA domain-containing protein translates to MKHILFTVVSLLILAGCNDKETKKTDSTPPTQTRSPENNQEDKGNQTTSLDANKTQNIDSVDKKEENIANQAIQNTDEQPQLNKLPVSENQESENNTPIQYILGNGKSVYFERFYDYSSAVANPENPFEAWIPDFKGDQLHRINTIATYEFLRLTHNQGSLVLNWKDENLTKAMSSVLDKIKQQVNKTLGDLDLLIVLDNTRSFERTRKLRALEKALSSIEREFMLFQSSGRKLRIALASFSDEGQGRLIGNSSGEFILDSSETYAKRVSEFIEQFSETSNSALDQSFLYPILKEGVETFFDDSNTTQNKSVIIFIDEATHNAQNSRPKNTNPITLEKLISKYNVENSKIGPVDWYWTVEGDSNAISQFTEVKRRLDERNDLIKELVEDQDWFRAQKSINYHVILTRR, encoded by the coding sequence ATGAAACATATATTATTTACCGTGGTAAGTCTTTTGATATTAGCTGGTTGCAACGACAAGGAAACTAAAAAGACTGACTCTACTCCACCAACTCAGACACGTTCGCCTGAAAATAACCAAGAAGATAAGGGAAATCAAACGACAAGCTTAGATGCAAACAAAACTCAAAATATTGATTCTGTGGACAAGAAGGAAGAAAATATTGCTAACCAAGCTATTCAGAATACAGATGAACAACCTCAATTGAACAAACTTCCTGTTTCAGAAAATCAAGAATCTGAAAATAATACACCTATTCAATATATTTTGGGCAATGGAAAGAGTGTCTACTTTGAGCGCTTCTACGATTATTCAAGTGCTGTTGCAAATCCAGAAAACCCTTTTGAAGCATGGATTCCTGATTTTAAAGGAGATCAGCTTCACAGAATAAATACGATTGCCACCTATGAATTTCTTAGACTTACTCATAATCAAGGTTCACTAGTCCTTAACTGGAAAGATGAAAATTTAACCAAAGCAATGAGCTCCGTATTAGATAAAATAAAGCAACAGGTTAACAAAACACTAGGTGATCTTGATCTACTCATTGTTCTGGACAACACAAGATCATTTGAAAGAACTCGAAAGTTACGAGCTCTAGAGAAGGCCTTAAGCTCTATTGAAAGAGAATTCATGCTTTTTCAATCTTCAGGGAGAAAACTTCGTATTGCTCTGGCTTCATTCTCAGATGAAGGACAAGGGAGACTAATTGGCAACAGCTCTGGAGAATTTATACTTGATTCTTCTGAAACTTATGCAAAAAGAGTAAGCGAGTTTATTGAACAATTTTCTGAAACTTCAAATTCTGCTCTCGATCAGAGCTTTCTTTATCCAATCCTAAAAGAAGGTGTAGAGACATTTTTTGATGATTCCAATACAACTCAAAATAAGTCCGTAATTATATTTATCGATGAAGCTACACACAATGCACAGAACTCAAGGCCAAAAAATACAAACCCAATTACTCTTGAAAAGTTAATTTCAAAGTATAATGTTGAGAACTCAAAGATTGGACCTGTTGATTGGTATTGGACTGTAGAAGGTGATTCAAACGCAATATCTCAATTCACTGAAGTTAAAAGAAGATTAGATGAGAGAAATGATCTAATTAAAGAATTAGTTGAGGATCAGGATTGGTTTAGAGCACAGAAGTCTATCAATTACCACGTAATACTCACTAGGCGCTAG
- a CDS encoding dCTP deaminase — MILSDKAILQQMELGNIVIEPFNRNALGSNSYDIHLGRELAVYKEEILDAKKETELEYFDIPDDGFILQPGVLYLGVTEEYTETYCHVPFLEGKSSAGRLGIDIHATAGKGDVGFCNYWTLEISCKQPVRVYPYMPIGQIIYFEVSGEVENLYLNKASAKYNSKTPRPVGSMMWKNFH; from the coding sequence ATGATTTTATCAGATAAAGCAATCTTACAACAAATGGAACTTGGTAACATTGTAATAGAACCTTTTAATCGTAACGCCCTAGGTTCTAATTCGTATGACATACACTTAGGTAGAGAACTTGCTGTATATAAAGAAGAAATACTAGATGCAAAAAAAGAAACAGAACTCGAGTACTTCGACATTCCGGATGATGGTTTTATTCTTCAACCAGGAGTACTTTATCTTGGTGTAACTGAAGAATACACAGAAACTTATTGCCACGTTCCTTTCTTAGAAGGAAAATCAAGCGCAGGAAGGCTTGGTATTGATATACATGCAACTGCCGGCAAAGGTGATGTTGGTTTTTGCAATTATTGGACCCTTGAAATTTCATGCAAGCAGCCTGTAAGAGTCTACCCTTACATGCCCATCGGGCAGATTATTTATTTTGAAGTAAGTGGCGAAGTTGAAAACCTCTACCTTAATAAAGCATCTGCCAAATATAACAGTAAAACTCCTCGACCAGTTGGATCAATGATGTGGAAAAACTTTCACTGA
- a CDS encoding TraR/DksA C4-type zinc finger protein yields MRKRENHHLSNSEIEEIKKILLLEKRKIFDEISKEFGELIDQEKDIRDVVDEANESILLSHTTRLTNRKNLYVRKIEKSLKSIECGEYGMCEECGSEIPFSRLRARPTSTMCIVCKEASESEEAQNFFGRQSKSLGHQIQIG; encoded by the coding sequence ATGAGGAAAAGGGAAAATCATCATTTAAGTAATAGTGAAATTGAAGAAATTAAAAAAATTTTACTTCTTGAAAAAAGAAAAATTTTTGATGAAATTAGCAAAGAGTTTGGTGAGCTCATCGATCAAGAAAAAGATATCAGGGATGTGGTAGACGAGGCAAACGAAAGTATACTATTATCACACACAACACGACTAACGAATCGTAAGAATCTCTATGTTAGAAAAATTGAAAAATCTCTCAAGAGTATCGAATGTGGGGAATATGGAATGTGTGAAGAATGTGGTTCTGAAATACCGTTTTCTCGTTTGAGAGCTCGTCCTACAAGCACAATGTGTATAGTTTGCAAAGAAGCTTCTGAAAGTGAAGAAGCTCAAAACTTCTTTGGTCGTCAGTCGAAGTCATTAGGTCATCAGATTCAGATCGGATGA
- a CDS encoding M23 family metallopeptidase, translated as MQSGKFILLQEGDSLEEIAISYGTKPQAILNANQGKEFRVGNWFFIPQVAGIKRAFQNHLDYNDLLYGEELYTGKFLWPVPSVLKISSFYGKRWGRKHEGIDIPGKKGASILAADDGVVIYSNNGLSGYGNLTIIQHNDGISTVYAHAKKNLTRKGQKVFRGQVIALLGNSGRSTGPHLHFEVRKNDFPIDPVPFLKKSRQVFLAYKPKE; from the coding sequence ATGCAAAGTGGAAAGTTTATTCTTTTGCAAGAAGGTGACAGTCTAGAAGAAATCGCTATTTCATATGGCACTAAACCTCAGGCCATATTGAATGCAAATCAAGGGAAAGAATTTAGAGTAGGCAACTGGTTTTTTATCCCTCAGGTCGCTGGTATTAAACGGGCCTTTCAAAATCATCTTGATTATAACGATTTACTTTACGGAGAAGAACTCTATACAGGGAAATTTCTCTGGCCCGTGCCATCAGTGTTAAAAATAAGTTCATTTTATGGAAAGCGTTGGGGAAGAAAACATGAAGGAATAGATATCCCTGGGAAAAAAGGAGCATCGATTTTGGCCGCAGATGATGGTGTTGTCATTTATTCCAATAATGGTCTTTCAGGCTATGGCAATTTAACAATAATTCAACATAATGATGGAATTTCTACCGTCTATGCTCATGCAAAAAAAAATCTAACACGTAAAGGACAGAAGGTTTTTCGAGGACAAGTTATAGCCCTTCTTGGAAATTCAGGACGTAGTACTGGGCCACATCTCCATTTTGAAGTTAGAAAAAATGACTTTCCCATTGATCCAGTTCCTTTTTTAAAGAAATCCAGACAAGTATTTTTGGCCTACAAACCAAAAGAATGA
- a CDS encoding alpha/beta fold hydrolase — translation MRKIIYILLFCLPLYSIYSEEVEIENWPLIWQYFTEQKLTSEYYQLKGDDLKSYQLRYLHVNRNSKNLIFISTGRAEIIEKYYEIIYDLRNVNADILIIDQLGQGLSSRIVQNKYVGYINNYDQYVESIAQLLRDKKFSHYQSRFAIGHSMGGVIVHLLNTKYPLFFKYAVLTSPSFEISFGAMPKWFALLILKLMTFFGYGEDFGPGLGPFKKTSFIGNELTSSPFRFKHFRNDIYLNKNQFGMLGMDGAIGGPSVHWISETVRIGEKIQSKNEFTSVVPFTIIQAQRDEVVDNIGQNNVCKTHKNCELIVIKDSKHEPFIETDEIKNMVLNIIKEKIIKIFSNQSQ, via the coding sequence ATGAGAAAAATTATTTATATCCTCCTTTTCTGCCTACCTCTATATTCAATATATTCTGAAGAAGTTGAAATTGAAAACTGGCCTTTAATTTGGCAATACTTTACAGAACAAAAATTGACCTCCGAATATTATCAACTAAAAGGAGATGATTTAAAAAGCTACCAGCTGCGGTATTTACATGTGAATAGGAACTCGAAAAACTTGATATTTATTTCAACTGGTCGGGCCGAAATTATAGAGAAATATTATGAAATTATTTATGACTTAAGAAATGTAAATGCTGATATTCTGATTATTGATCAATTGGGTCAAGGGCTTTCATCACGAATAGTACAAAATAAATATGTTGGTTATATCAACAATTATGATCAATATGTGGAATCAATAGCTCAGCTTCTTCGAGATAAAAAGTTTTCACATTACCAAAGTCGATTTGCTATTGGCCATTCAATGGGTGGAGTGATCGTGCATTTATTGAATACCAAATATCCTCTTTTTTTTAAGTATGCAGTTCTTACCTCCCCTTCTTTTGAGATCTCTTTTGGGGCCATGCCCAAGTGGTTTGCTCTTCTTATTTTGAAATTGATGACATTTTTTGGTTATGGTGAGGATTTTGGGCCTGGTTTAGGGCCTTTTAAAAAAACTTCTTTTATTGGAAATGAACTTACAAGTTCTCCTTTTCGGTTCAAACATTTTAGAAATGATATTTATTTGAATAAAAATCAGTTTGGTATGCTGGGGATGGACGGGGCCATTGGAGGGCCATCTGTGCATTGGATTTCAGAAACAGTCCGGATAGGAGAAAAAATTCAAAGTAAAAATGAATTTACTTCAGTAGTCCCTTTTACAATAATTCAAGCGCAACGAGATGAAGTTGTAGATAATATTGGACAAAATAACGTATGCAAAACTCATAAAAATTGTGAGCTTATAGTTATAAAAGATTCTAAACATGAACCTTTCATTGAAACAGATGAGATTAAAAATATGGTTTTAAATATTATCAAAGAAAAAATAATAAAAATATTTTCAAATCAATCACAATAA
- a CDS encoding hemerythrin domain-containing protein, which translates to MKITMYRKEHQDLVAMVGEIKGLMRNSSDNAEQIVKTLGSMTGKIKLHLASEDQNMYPKLISSTNTEAVKVATDFQNEMGGIKDAWVDFVTRWKSSEKIKSDSNSFNNEANGLFSALANRIEKEESVLYKLAEEVA; encoded by the coding sequence ATGAAAATAACAATGTATCGTAAAGAGCACCAAGATCTAGTGGCGATGGTTGGAGAGATTAAAGGATTAATGAGAAATAGTTCTGATAATGCTGAACAAATTGTCAAAACACTGGGATCAATGACAGGCAAAATTAAACTCCACTTGGCATCTGAAGACCAAAATATGTATCCCAAATTAATTAGTTCAACTAATACTGAAGCTGTAAAAGTTGCAACCGACTTTCAAAATGAAATGGGTGGGATAAAGGATGCTTGGGTTGATTTTGTTACAAGATGGAAATCTTCTGAGAAAATAAAATCGGATTCCAATTCTTTTAATAATGAGGCAAATGGGCTTTTTTCAGCTTTGGCCAACAGAATTGAAAAAGAAGAAAGTGTTCTATACAAATTAGCAGAGGAAGTTGCTTAA